From the Bradyrhizobium ontarionense genome, the window ATCCAGCGGTTGCGGTAGGCCGCGCGGCCGTTCTCCAGCTGGAACGCGTGCAGCATGCCGTCGCCGACGAACCAGTGCGCGCCCGGAGCGTCGAATTGGGGATTGGGACCGTTGCGGTAGAGCGTGCCGTTGAGCGCGCGCGGCAGCTCGCCGGTGATCTTCAGGAACGGTGCGTCGCATTCGAACGGGATCGGCGCGAGGTTGCTGCGCTCGCGCCTGGCTTGCTGGGCGGTGTCGCGCGACTGTCCGTTCATGGCCGTACCTCCACTCTATCTTTACGTTGTAAAGATAACCCTAGCCGCGTGGGCCGCGCCGGTCAAGTCAAATCTTTACGCTGTCAAAATTGCTTGTATAAGGAGGCTCATGACGAGCAAAACGGAACAGGTTCGGGCGCGCGCCCGCGGGGCCGCGACCCGAACGCGGCCGCGGCATGCGGCCGGCGCCACAGCAGGGGCGACGACGCCCTATCATCACGGCGCGCTGCGCGATGCGCTGCTCGAGACGGCCGAGCGTGTGCTGGAGCGCGATGGGCTCGCGGGTCTGACCCTGCGCGCGGTGGCGCGCGAGGCCGGCGTGTCGCATGCGGCGCCGACGCATCATTTCAAGGATCTTACCGGCCTCGTCAGCGAGCTTGCCGCGATCGGCTTTACGCGTTTCAACGCGACGATGAAGCAGGCGGGCGAATCCGCGGGTACGCCGATCGAGCGGGCGATGGCCCGGGCACGCGCCTATGTCGCCTACGCGCAGGCCAATCCAGGCATGTACGGGCTGATGTTCCGCACCGAGCGTCTCGATTATTCGCGGCCGTCGCTGCACGAGGCCGCCGAGGCCTCGTTCGCCGGTCTCGCCGGATCGGTTGCCGCCAGAAGCCCGGATCAGGTCGGCGACGAGGAGCTGTCGCTCGATCAGGCGGCCACCATCGCCCGTGCCTGGTCGCTGGTGCACGGCTACACGATGCTGCTGCTGGACGGCCGTCTCACCGACATCCTGCGCCGCTCGCCGCCGGGCACCAATGCCGAATCGCTGCTCGAGGCCATGCTGAGGGCAACGGTGCCGAGACTGCCGCCCGGTGCATAGATCGGCGGACGCGGACCACGATCGGAGCAAAACATCGTTGCAGCCGGCTGCAAGCTGGGGACGGTTCGCGTCGATGGCGCGAAACACCTGACAGCATCGCGAAATTATCCTAGAACGGCCACCTCGCGAGGTTCATCTTTCTCAACGCTCATGCCTGTCATCCCGCCGACCAAACCCTATCGCATCGGCCGCTCCAAGACGGGGCTCGGCCTGTTCGCCACCAAGCCGATCAAGAAGGGCACCAAGATCGTCCGCTATTTCGGTCCGCTGTTGGATTCGAAGAAGGCGGAGGAAGACGCGATCGAGAACAAATACCTGTTCGAGCTCGACAAGCGCTGGACCATCGACGGCTCGGTCCGCGAGAACGTCGCCCGCTACATCAATCATTCCTGCAAGCCGAACGCCGAATCCGACGTCAAGCCGCGCAAGAAGAAGATCTTCATCCGCGCCATCAAGGACATCGAGCCGGGCGAGGAGATCAACTACGATTACGGCACCGACTACTTCAAGGCCTATCTGAAGCCGATCGGCTGCAGATGCGAGCCCTGCGAGAAGAAGCGGGCGAAGAAGAAGGCCGACGCGCGTGCCGAGCGTGTGGGTCTGAAGCCGAAGGACGGGCGCAAGCCGAAGCGGAAGACCGAGAAGCTCGCCAAGGACAAGGCCAAGCAGCGCGCGAAGGCCAAAGCCAAGATGGAAGGTGAGGCGACCGCGCGCGGCAAGGCCAAGAGCCGCCGGCCGGCGAGCGCCGCCGGCAAGCGGGTCAAGTCCAAGACTGCCGCAGCCAAGACGCTCAGCGGTGGCGCACGCGCGGCCTGAGCAGAGCAGGGTGGGTTACGCCGTGACCGCATCCCGGCTGCGGCGCAAGCCGATATATTGCAGCTCGGCGAACACGCCGGTTGCCACAGCCTGGGCCGCGACGAAGATCTCGCCGAGCACGTTGGGCGCGACCATGCCCGAGAACAGCAGCGCGATGCTGCCGACCGTCCATGCCGCATTGCCTGCGATCACGAGCAGGATCAGCGCCCGCGGCGCCGCCGCGCGCGACGCCAGCCAGCCGACGAGGATGGTGTAGGCGATCAGGAACAGGCCGGTCTCGCGCAGCAGGGCTTCAGCAGTTGCATCGTCGGTGAAAGCCAGCCGGCCGCGCCGGTGAGCCCGACGGCGGCGACGCCGCTGAACAGGGCGTCGGCAAGCAGGGCCTGGCGGAGCAATGGTGACGAGGTGATCATGTCGGGTCTCCTTTGGTTGCGGGATGCGAGGGCGGTTCAACTGAACCAAGACAGAAGCCGACCGCGCAGGCGCGTTGGGCACAGCGAGCGTGCCGCCCGCGTTTCGATCGCCTGCACCTGCGCGAGGACGAGGCTGCCCGTGGCGTGCAGCAGCGGCTCCGGCATGTTGAGCGAGCGTGCCAGCAGCGATGTCGTAAGGCCTGCCAGCCACTGGCTGACTGCAGTGAGGGGAAAACCCCCGGGATGGCGCTGCCTGCTCATGGTCATCTCCTGTGCCGACGACCATGATCGGGATCAGGAGGGAATTCGATTACCTCGCACGTCATGGAGGCGCTGACGTCGCCATGATAAATATCGGCTCATGACGACACAGATCGCCTCGGCGCGTGCCGACCGTGCCAAATCCCTCCATGTCGGCGAGCATCTGCGGCAATGGCGGCAGCGCCGGCATCTCAGCCAGCTCGACCTCGCGCTCGATGCCGAGATCTCGGCGCGGCATCTGAGCTTCGTGGAGACCGGCCGCGCCGCGCCGTCGCGCGACATGGTCCTCAAACTGGCGGAGCGGCTGGACGTGCCCCTGCGTGAACGCAACGTTCTGCTGGTGGCCGCCGGCTACGCCCCGGCGTTCCAGCAGCGCCCGCTGGATGATCCGGCGCTGAAGCCCGCCCGCGAGGCGATGGCGCTCGTGCTCAAGGCCCACGAGCCCAATCCCGCGCTCGCCGTTGATCGGCACTGGAACCTGGTGGCGGCGAACCGGATGGTGGCGCCGCTGCTCGCCAGCATTCCGGAGCGGCTGCTTGCGCCGCCGCTCAACGTGCTGCGCCTGGCCTTCCATCCCGAGGGTCTCGCGCCGCGTACCGTCAATCTCGCCGAATGGTGCGGACATCTCTTGGAGCGGCTGCACCGGCAATGCGAGGCGACCGCGGACGCGGGGCTGCTCAGGCTGCACGAGGAGCTCAGATCCTATCCGATCCCAGCGCGATCGGCGCCGTTGCCTGCGGACAACGTCGCCATTCCGTTCAGGCTTCGGCATGGCGCCGACGTGCTGAGCTTCTTCTCGACCACGATGGTATTCGGCACGCCGGTCGACATCACGCTGTCGGAACTGGCGCTGGAGAGCTTCTTCCCGGCCGACGATCTCACCGCCATCAGGCTCAGGGAGATGGTTACCTCCCTGTGACCTCGCTTGCGTTGGCCGGGCCCGGGCTTATCTTGGGCCTGTCCAAGGGAACCCGGGAGAGCCCGCATGAGCACCTTGAAGCCGCTGATCATCGACGTCGTCTCCGATGTCGTCTGTCCCTGGTGCTATATCGGCAAGCGGCGGATCGAGGAGGCGCTGAAGCTCGCACCGGAGGTACCGGTCGAACTGAACTTCCGGCCGTTCTTCCTCAATCCCTGGGTGCCGCGCGAGGGCATCAGCCGTGACGAGTATCTCACGACCAAGTTTGGTTCGGTCGAGGCCTACAAGGGCACCGCCGGCCGGGTGGTCGCGGCGGCCGAGCAGGAGGGGCTGAGCTATCGGCCCGACAAGGTCGCGCGCCAGCCCAACACGACCGACTGCCATCGCCTGATCCGCTGGGCGGGCTCGATCGGCAAGGCGCCCGAGATGAAGCAGCGACTGATGGAGCTGTACTTCCGCGACGGCGGCGACCTCACCGACGTCGAGGTGCTGGTGCAGGCCGCGGCCGATTGCGGGCTCGATGCCCAAGTGGTCCGCAAGATGCTGGCGACCGACGAGGACGTGGCACTCGTGTCGGCGCAGGCGCAAGAGGCCGCCGAGAAGGGCATCTCCGGCGTGCCGACCTACGTGTTCGCGCAGAAATACGCTGTCTCCGGCGCGCAGGATCCGCAGATGCTGGCGCGTGCCATCCGCCAGGTGTCGGCCGAGGTCAACGCCCAGGCTGCGGAGTAGCGGTCCGCCTCTTCCGCCAACCGCGGATGGCGTGGATAGCCCGGCGTCCGAGGCCGAGCCCCTCGCGGCGCGCGATCAAGGCGGCGTGGATGAGTTCGACGACGGGATCGCGCGCGTAGAGCGGCACCAGAACGTCGCCGATCGCGAGGCGTCCGCGCCAGATCGGATTGATCATGGGATGCTCGGGACCTGCGGTCGAATCGGCGGAGTTGATCCTCGGGTCGCTGCAGAGATGACGCGTCAGGTCGAGGGTCAATTGCACGCCGGGCGAATATCTCGCGAAACACTCGTCGACGCCGAGCTTGAAGAAGAAAGCGCGGTCCTGGTGGCGCAGCACGATGCCGGCGGCCACGGCAGCGTCACCGGCCAGGAGGCTGACGATCTCGCAGGCCTCATCCTGGGCGAGCGCAGGTGCGGCACGGCGGATGAAGCTTGCATCGCCAGGGTGCTGGACCAGCGCCGTGCCGCGCCGTCCCTTCCAGCCGCTCGCCTCCAAGGTCAGGAACGTCTCGAGCGCCGCGGTGACCTCGCCGGGCGTGCGCGCGACCTCAAAACGGACTTCGCCATGCTCGGCCATTCGATGACGCTGGCGGCGCAGCTCCTTCAGCTTCTTTGCGCCGAGCGCATCCTGGAGCACCTTCTCGCCATCGCACGTCGCATCGAGGCAGGCCCGCTCATAGGATTGAACGATGCGCGGGCGTAGCCGCTCGCGACGCAGGACGGCGTCGAACGCCCGCATTGCGGCGCCAGCGATCGACATGTCACGCAGGAGCACAGCGCGCGCGCCCGTTCGTCGTGCCTCGTCGAGAAGTCGTGCCGTGGCCGCCTCCGCGCTGTCTCGGTCGAGCAGCGGCGTGCACAAGGTACCGTAGGGATGGCCACTGGCGAGAGCAGGCAGTGGCAACTTGCAGGCGCGCCACAGCGATGTGACCGGCATCAGGCCGACGAGGCGTGGCCGGGGATCATCGGTCCATGCACTGAG encodes:
- a CDS encoding SET domain-containing protein, which translates into the protein MPVIPPTKPYRIGRSKTGLGLFATKPIKKGTKIVRYFGPLLDSKKAEEDAIENKYLFELDKRWTIDGSVRENVARYINHSCKPNAESDVKPRKKKIFIRAIKDIEPGEEINYDYGTDYFKAYLKPIGCRCEPCEKKRAKKKADARAERVGLKPKDGRKPKRKTEKLAKDKAKQRAKAKAKMEGEATARGKAKSRRPASAAGKRVKSKTAAAKTLSGGARAA
- a CDS encoding helix-turn-helix domain-containing protein, with protein sequence MTTQIASARADRAKSLHVGEHLRQWRQRRHLSQLDLALDAEISARHLSFVETGRAAPSRDMVLKLAERLDVPLRERNVLLVAAGYAPAFQQRPLDDPALKPAREAMALVLKAHEPNPALAVDRHWNLVAANRMVAPLLASIPERLLAPPLNVLRLAFHPEGLAPRTVNLAEWCGHLLERLHRQCEATADAGLLRLHEELRSYPIPARSAPLPADNVAIPFRLRHGADVLSFFSTTMVFGTPVDITLSELALESFFPADDLTAIRLREMVTSL
- a CDS encoding TetR/AcrR family transcriptional regulator, producing MTSKTEQVRARARGAATRTRPRHAAGATAGATTPYHHGALRDALLETAERVLERDGLAGLTLRAVAREAGVSHAAPTHHFKDLTGLVSELAAIGFTRFNATMKQAGESAGTPIERAMARARAYVAYAQANPGMYGLMFRTERLDYSRPSLHEAAEASFAGLAGSVAARSPDQVGDEELSLDQAATIARAWSLVHGYTMLLLDGRLTDILRRSPPGTNAESLLEAMLRATVPRLPPGA
- a CDS encoding GNAT family N-acetyltransferase, which encodes MIDRAIATRQDRVAGAASGRHTVLALTSVAPTDWQELAARAVEPNGYYLPSWELAVNASARGRTGTSALSAWTDDPRPRLVGLMPVTSLWRACKLPLPALASGHPYGTLCTPLLDRDSAEAATARLLDEARRTGARAVLLRDMSIAGAAMRAFDAVLRRERLRPRIVQSYERACLDATCDGEKVLQDALGAKKLKELRRQRHRMAEHGEVRFEVARTPGEVTAALETFLTLEASGWKGRRGTALVQHPGDASFIRRAAPALAQDEACEIVSLLAGDAAVAAGIVLRHQDRAFFFKLGVDECFARYSPGVQLTLDLTRHLCSDPRINSADSTAGPEHPMINPIWRGRLAIGDVLVPLYARDPVVELIHAALIARREGLGLGRRAIHAIRGWRKRRTATPQPGR
- a CDS encoding DsbA family oxidoreductase yields the protein MSTLKPLIIDVVSDVVCPWCYIGKRRIEEALKLAPEVPVELNFRPFFLNPWVPREGISRDEYLTTKFGSVEAYKGTAGRVVAAAEQEGLSYRPDKVARQPNTTDCHRLIRWAGSIGKAPEMKQRLMELYFRDGGDLTDVEVLVQAAADCGLDAQVVRKMLATDEDVALVSAQAQEAAEKGISGVPTYVFAQKYAVSGAQDPQMLARAIRQVSAEVNAQAAE